A single Lactuca sativa cultivar Salinas chromosome 8, Lsat_Salinas_v11, whole genome shotgun sequence DNA region contains:
- the LOC111881748 gene encoding uncharacterized protein LOC111881748 — MSEQQQQPEQTPLVYPVSEASPPVHRQSDGGSFGAVFIVLAVIVVVSAVACFLGRLCNKRHNKSKPPKHGHAARGPKEKEMKPNRNAFQTKDGDIEFGFDKRFSSAKVAANGEPMMGRPNSYKEPSMGRSDPSMGRPDPSMGRPNSFRKGEFRDDQMRYGGNQDHEMNFKSGQGPQHY, encoded by the coding sequence ATGtccgaacaacaacaacaaccggaGCAAACACCATTGGTGTACCCGGTCTCTGAGGCAAGCCCGCCAGTACACCGCCAGTCAGACGGTGGTTCATTTGGGGCGGTTTTCATCGTCCTGGCGGTGATAGTGGTGGTGTCAGCAGTGGCTTGTTTTCTTGGGCGCCTGTGTAACAAGCGCCACAACAAATCCAAGCCACCTAAGCATGGGCACGCTGCTCGCGGGCCCAAAGAGAAAGAAATGAAGCCTAACCGTAACGCGTTTCAAACGAAAGATGGAGACATTGAGTTTGGATTTGATAAGCGGTTTTCAAGTGCTAAGGTGGCGGCTAATGGTGAGCCGATGATGGGTAGGCCTAATTCATATAAGGAACCGTCTATGGGAAGATCCGACCCGTCTATGGGAAGACCCGACCCGTCTATGGGAAGGCCTAATTCGTTTCGTAAGGGTGAATTTAGAGATGATCAAATGAGGTATGGTGGTAATCAAGATCATGAGATGAATTTTAAATCAGGGCAAGGACCACAACATTATTGA